The Streptomyces sp. NBC_00224 genome has a window encoding:
- a CDS encoding Lsr2 family protein, producing MAQKVQVLLVDDLDGGEADETVTFALDGKTYEIDLTTANADKLRGLLDPYTKSGRRTGGRAAGGRGKSRAVATGGQDTAQIRKWAKEQGYSVNDRGRVPADIREAYEKANG from the coding sequence GTGGCACAGAAGGTTCAGGTCCTTCTTGTCGATGACCTCGACGGCGGCGAGGCGGACGAGACCGTGACGTTCGCTCTCGACGGCAAGACCTACGAGATCGACCTCACCACCGCCAACGCGGACAAGCTGCGGGGTCTGCTCGACCCGTACACCAAGAGCGGGCGGCGCACCGGTGGCCGTGCCGCCGGCGGCCGGGGCAAGAGCCGCGCTGTCGCGACGGGCGGCCAGGACACCGCCCAGATCCGCAAGTGGGCCAAGGAGCAGGGCTACAGCGTGAACGACCGCGGACGCGTCCCGGCCGATATCCGCGAGGCCTACGAGAAGGCCAACGGCTGA
- a CDS encoding amino-acid N-acetyltransferase: protein MSYAPANAVSVRRARTSDVPAVRRLLDAYVGAGILLDKATVTLYEDIQEFWVAERDSDARVVGCGALHVMWEDLAEVRTLAVDREFKGAGVGHLVLDKLLQTARWLGIRRVFCLTFEVDFFAKHGFTEIGETPVDTDVYSELLRSYDEGVAEFLGLERVKPNTLGNSRMLLHL from the coding sequence ATGTCTTATGCCCCCGCAAATGCCGTCAGCGTCCGCCGGGCCAGGACCAGCGATGTCCCGGCGGTCCGCCGCCTTCTCGACGCGTACGTCGGCGCGGGGATCCTGCTCGACAAAGCGACCGTGACGCTTTACGAGGACATCCAGGAGTTCTGGGTCGCGGAACGCGACTCCGATGCCCGGGTGGTCGGCTGCGGCGCGCTCCACGTGATGTGGGAAGACCTCGCCGAAGTGCGCACTCTCGCGGTGGACCGCGAGTTCAAGGGCGCCGGAGTGGGGCATCTGGTGCTCGACAAGCTGCTGCAGACCGCCCGCTGGCTCGGGATCCGCAGGGTTTTCTGTCTCACCTTCGAAGTGGACTTCTTCGCGAAGCACGGCTTCACCGAGATCGGGGAGACTCCGGTCGACACAGATGTCTACAGCGAGCTGCTGCGCTCGTATGACGAGGGTGTCGCCGAGTTCCTGGGTCTCGAACGAGTGAAGCCGAACACCTTGGGTAACAGCCGGATGCTTCTGCACCTGTGA
- a CDS encoding SCO3374 family protein: MALTVPCPRAPLGRPLVQWYERELGWAVVPGPPVRLLTGLRFDVLDLPAPAGAALLGRYGRTGPVALVGRRMRFLVAAGSAEELPGLLDWLEWGGVALDLSAIGAGGRITAPVPTGWSVPPDRDGSRETAVWLRPPEPGCEVEATLPAFTGFAGPKGDGGGGGTPDLVRLVDAAATECHRARLFPTKSVTGSAHARERAGAKRSGNAGTQPLAFS, encoded by the coding sequence ATGGCCCTCACCGTGCCCTGCCCCCGAGCCCCGCTCGGCCGTCCGCTCGTCCAGTGGTACGAGCGGGAGCTCGGCTGGGCCGTGGTGCCTGGACCGCCGGTGCGGCTCCTGACGGGGCTGCGCTTCGACGTGCTCGACCTCCCGGCGCCGGCCGGTGCCGCCCTGCTGGGACGGTACGGACGCACGGGCCCCGTCGCCCTCGTGGGGCGCCGGATGCGGTTCCTGGTCGCCGCGGGCAGCGCGGAGGAGCTGCCGGGGCTGCTCGACTGGCTGGAGTGGGGCGGGGTCGCCCTGGACCTGTCGGCCATCGGCGCCGGCGGCCGGATCACCGCTCCCGTACCGACCGGCTGGAGTGTGCCGCCCGATCGGGACGGCTCGCGGGAGACCGCCGTGTGGCTGCGGCCTCCCGAGCCGGGGTGCGAGGTAGAAGCAACCCTTCCGGCTTTCACCGGATTCGCCGGACCGAAGGGCGACGGGGGCGGTGGGGGCACCCCCGACCTCGTCCGGCTGGTGGACGCGGCGGCGACGGAATGCCACCGGGCCCGCTTGTTCCCCACGAAATCGGTAACCGGCTCCGCGCATGCCCGGGAGAGGGCCGGCGCGAAGAGGTCGGGTAACGCGGGAACTCAGCCGTTGGCCTTCTCGTAG